The Desulfuromonadaceae bacterium genome contains the following window.
ACTGATGAACCCCTGCATGGTGTCCCTTGATACGGCGAATATTCCGTTCTGGACCACCATCAGGAAATTTATGCAATTTTTTGAGAGTGAGCATAAGGTCGGCATTTACTTTTTTCGGACGACTAAAATACTCAATCAAAAATGGGGAACCCTGGCTCCGATCAAATATGAGGATACCAGATTCGGATTTCCCGTGGCACTGAAGGCGTTTGGCAACTTCAGTTATCGGGTCGTCGATCCACGCGATTTTTTTGTTAATGTCGTTGGGGGGCACAATGACTTTACGACCGATGCCTTTCGCACCATTATGAATGAGCGGCTGGTTCATTCCATCTCCGATTTTCTGGCTGAACAACGCCTTGCCTATACGGAAATCGATTCCCGGCGCGAGGAGATTGCTGCCGGTTTGTCCGCCAAGTTATCAAGCGATTTTGCCGTCTTCGGATTTGAATTTACCGATTTCAGAATTGAGGGGTTAAATTTTGACGACGATACGGTGCGCCGTATCGGGCGTATCGCTGACCTGGCCGCGGAAGCGCAGGCGGTCAAGGCGGTGGGCATCGATTACGCTGAACTGCAACGGCTTGATGCTTTAAAAGAGGCGGCCAAAAACGAGAGCGGCGGAGCCGGGATTGGTGTTGGCCTCGGTGCCGGGCTCGGCATGGGGCAGGCGATGGCCCAATCGATGGGACAATCAATCGCGGCGGCACCGGCAGCGGCAGACCCGCTGGCCAAACTCGCCCTGCTTAAACAGATGCACGCGCAGGAGCTGATCACCGACGAGGAATACGCGGCCAGGAAAAAAGCGCTCCTCGATGCCATGTGAGTCATCAACGATGCCGAATTGCCTGAGTTGCTCCGCTCCATTACCGTCCGATACCAGTCTTTGCAGTTATTGTGGCACCCGTAACGACATGGACTTGTCGGCGTTGAAACGCTATGCCGTCTCCCGTTCGCCATCGTCTCGCTACTGCCCTGATTGTGACATTCCTCTGACCGCAATGACTCTCGATGTTGGTGATCAATTTGTCATCGAACGCTGTGAATGTTGCTTCGGGGTGTTTTTCGACCCCGGCGAGGTACAGACCATGCTGGAAGCCTCGGTGGCGTCGGTCTTTGAAATCAAT
Protein-coding sequences here:
- a CDS encoding SPFH domain-containing protein, with protein sequence MAIIDGIKRQLRSVIEWRDPRPDALFTQWSDNGDEIKNASKLIVNPGQGCIFVYEGNIQSVLMNPCMVSLDTANIPFWTTIRKFMQFFESEHKVGIYFFRTTKILNQKWGTLAPIKYEDTRFGFPVALKAFGNFSYRVVDPRDFFVNVVGGHNDFTTDAFRTIMNERLVHSISDFLAEQRLAYTEIDSRREEIAAGLSAKLSSDFAVFGFEFTDFRIEGLNFDDDTVRRIGRIADLAAEAQAVKAVGIDYAELQRLDALKEAAKNESGGAGIGVGLGAGLGMGQAMAQSMGQSIAAAPAAADPLAKLALLKQMHAQELITDEEYAARKKALLDAM